The proteins below come from a single Gemmatimonadota bacterium genomic window:
- a CDS encoding DUF305 domain-containing protein, producing the protein MTLPARALRSAHVLVGILLACTSLGARTARAQVAPAAHGTKSAADADIAFVQGMIAHHAQAVEMSALIAERTTRPELRALGERISVSQKDEIAMMQQWLHEHGAAIPDSAGGHAQHSGHGVLMPGMLSAEEMQALAASSGPAFDRLFLAGMIKHHQGALTMVGELLRVPGAARQPQLYEFAADIDADQRAEIARMRALLARLPAP; encoded by the coding sequence ATGACCCTCCCCGCACGCGCCCTCCGTTCCGCCCACGTGCTCGTGGGCATCCTGCTCGCCTGCACATCGCTGGGCGCGAGGACGGCGCGTGCACAGGTAGCACCAGCCGCGCACGGCACCAAGTCGGCCGCCGATGCCGACATTGCCTTCGTGCAGGGGATGATCGCGCACCACGCGCAGGCCGTGGAGATGTCGGCGCTCATCGCCGAGCGCACCACGCGCCCCGAGCTGCGGGCCCTTGGCGAACGCATCTCGGTCTCGCAGAAGGACGAGATCGCGATGATGCAGCAGTGGCTGCACGAACACGGCGCCGCCATCCCCGACTCCGCCGGAGGTCATGCGCAGCACAGCGGGCACGGCGTGTTGATGCCGGGGATGCTCTCCGCCGAGGAGATGCAGGCGCTGGCCGCCTCGAGCGGCCCGGCCTTCGATCGCCTCTTCCTGGCGGGGATGATCAAGCACCACCAGGGGGCGCTGACGATGGTGGGGGAGTTGCTTCGCGTCCCGGGAGCAGCCCGCCAGCCGCAACTGTACGAGTTCGCCGCCGACATCGACGCCGACCAGCGCGCCGAAATCGCGCGCATGCGCGCACTCCTGGCCCGACTCCCGGCACCATAG
- a CDS encoding DUF885 domain-containing protein, which yields MISLAPFALAFLAAAAPVDSTASARTLARLVAEHERRMVEEDPMLRARSGLRVEHLPDLSFARVERDAARARGVVRTIDLLVPAELSPDEWSTSRMLRWELVQVIEAARFHWLTFSSITPYASPLGTVPRLLASQQLTTAADLAHYLALVDEAAAMADTIRGGLEARRTRKLLLPKEELRLVIPFVRGFAQPPEQSPFSVAEGRLAAVSPAQRDEFRRALGARITTRVNPALERLAAYLDGPYRAETSDKVGLGQYPGGDAFYRHLVRQHTTMDVTPDAVHRIGLAEVARIDSAMARVRAELGFTGTKAQFHDSLRKDARFYAKTPEEFGEKLMYHDARIRPRVGDYFTKLPRAQGDVRRLDPRLEGAMTFGFYQEPSVQDSMGHYFFNGSNLPQRSMLQGAALVFHELIPGHHFQVAIQRENGALPQFRREGGYTAFTEGWGDYASALAGEMGLYSDPYDRYGRLMMDMFISCRLVVDTGMNALGWPRERAIAFMKENTLESDLQLDTETLRYSVDLPGQALAYKMGARELLVLREDAKKKLGSRFDIKQWHAFLLDGGSMPMTVLRQRYDAWVAAGGALR from the coding sequence ATGATCTCCCTCGCCCCGTTTGCCCTCGCCTTCCTCGCCGCCGCCGCCCCCGTCGACTCGACGGCGAGCGCCCGCACCCTCGCCCGACTCGTCGCCGAGCATGAGCGGCGCATGGTCGAGGAGGATCCGATGCTGCGCGCCCGTTCGGGGCTGCGCGTGGAGCACCTCCCTGACCTCTCGTTCGCACGCGTCGAGCGCGACGCGGCGCGCGCGCGCGGGGTGGTGCGCACCATCGACCTGCTCGTCCCCGCCGAGCTGTCGCCTGACGAGTGGAGCACCTCGCGCATGCTGCGCTGGGAACTGGTGCAGGTCATCGAGGCCGCGCGCTTCCACTGGCTCACCTTCTCGTCCATCACGCCGTACGCCTCGCCGCTCGGCACGGTCCCGCGGCTGCTCGCGTCGCAGCAGTTGACCACGGCGGCCGACCTCGCGCACTATCTGGCGCTGGTCGACGAGGCGGCGGCCATGGCCGACACCATTCGCGGCGGGCTCGAGGCGCGACGGACGCGCAAGCTCCTCCTTCCCAAGGAAGAGCTGCGACTCGTCATCCCCTTCGTACGCGGCTTCGCCCAGCCGCCGGAGCAGAGCCCGTTCAGTGTGGCCGAGGGGCGACTGGCCGCCGTGTCGCCGGCGCAGCGTGACGAGTTTCGTCGCGCGTTAGGCGCGCGCATCACGACGCGCGTGAACCCGGCGCTGGAGCGGCTCGCCGCCTACCTGGACGGCCCGTATCGCGCGGAGACGTCGGACAAGGTGGGGCTCGGACAGTACCCCGGTGGCGACGCCTTCTATCGTCATCTGGTGCGGCAGCACACCACGATGGACGTGACCCCCGACGCGGTGCACCGCATCGGGCTCGCCGAGGTGGCGCGCATCGACAGCGCCATGGCGAGGGTGCGCGCGGAACTCGGCTTCACGGGGACCAAGGCCCAGTTCCATGACTCGTTGCGCAAGGACGCCCGCTTCTATGCCAAGACCCCCGAGGAGTTTGGCGAGAAGCTGATGTATCACGATGCGCGCATTCGCCCGCGGGTGGGTGACTACTTCACCAAGCTCCCGCGCGCGCAGGGCGACGTGCGGCGCCTCGACCCGCGCCTCGAGGGGGCGATGACCTTCGGCTTCTACCAGGAGCCCTCGGTGCAGGACTCGATGGGGCACTACTTCTTCAACGGCTCCAACTTGCCGCAGCGCAGCATGTTGCAGGGGGCGGCGCTCGTCTTCCACGAACTCATCCCCGGGCACCACTTTCAGGTCGCCATCCAGCGGGAGAACGGTGCGCTGCCGCAGTTCCGGCGCGAGGGGGGCTACACCGCCTTCACGGAAGGGTGGGGCGACTATGCGTCGGCGCTCGCGGGGGAGATGGGGCTCTACTCCGATCCGTACGATCGCTACGGTCGCCTCATGATGGACATGTTCATCTCGTGCCGGCTGGTGGTCGACACCGGGATGAACGCCCTCGGCTGGCCCCGCGAACGGGCCATCGCCTTCATGAAGGAGAACACGCTGGAGAGCGACCTGCAGCTCGACACCGAGACGTTGCGCTACTCGGTCGACCTGCCGGGACAGGCGCTCGCCTACAAGATGGGAGCGCGCGAGCTCCTGGTGCTGCGTGAGGATGCGAAGAAGAAGCTGGGGAGCCGGTTCGACATCAAGCAGTGGCATGCTTTCCTGCTGGATGGCGGGTCGATGCCGATGACGGTGTTGCGCCAACGATACGACGCCTGGGTTGCGGCTGGCGGAGCATTGCGATGA
- a CDS encoding N-acetyltransferase, with protein sequence MSPRLPITIRPATVSDAAQVAAIYNEGIRGRRATFETTERSADDVVSWFAASNAARHPFLVAVAPNADSVYAGKEVLGWVRASDYRLRPCYASIAEFSVYVAEVARGRGVGNALMGAFISACTAAGLSKLVSRAFPENAASLALCARHGFREVGVYERHGKLDGVWRDVVIVERLLEENLDV encoded by the coding sequence ATGTCACCACGCCTCCCGATTACGATCCGCCCGGCCACCGTCAGCGACGCCGCTCAGGTCGCTGCCATCTACAACGAAGGAATTCGCGGGCGCCGCGCGACCTTCGAAACGACCGAACGTTCGGCCGACGACGTGGTGTCGTGGTTCGCTGCCTCCAACGCGGCGCGCCATCCGTTCCTCGTGGCGGTGGCGCCTAACGCCGACAGCGTGTACGCCGGGAAGGAGGTGCTGGGGTGGGTACGAGCCAGCGACTATCGCCTGCGCCCCTGCTACGCGAGCATCGCGGAGTTCTCGGTGTATGTGGCCGAGGTGGCCCGCGGGCGCGGCGTCGGCAACGCCCTCATGGGGGCCTTCATCTCCGCCTGCACCGCGGCCGGCCTGAGCAAGCTCGTCTCGCGCGCCTTTCCCGAGAACGCCGCATCGCTGGCACTGTGCGCCCGCCACGGCTTTCGCGAGGTCGGGGTGTACGAGCGTCACGGGAAGCTCGACGGCGTCTGGCGTGACGTCGTCATCGTGGAGCGGCTGCTCGAGGAGAACCTGGACGTCTGA
- a CDS encoding GNAT family N-acetyltransferase: protein MTFRPHVTDLALARRLERAEGSANAAFVESRALHAPALGATWSEVGGTYAMFDGVGSPLTQTFGLGLFAAPSADDLQALEDFFRARGAEVFHEVSPLADPALLPLLSGRGYHPIELTTVLRLPLDDASPPAVSARPPVAGLTTRRIDSGELSAWAEGSARGWGEYPELAAFMRDFGTVTGSSRGVSCFVAELEGEIIATGAMAIHGGVALLAGASTIPAWRGRGAQGALLAARLAYARAEGCDLAMMGAAPGSTSQANAERQGFRIAYTRIKWQLAA, encoded by the coding sequence ATGACCTTCCGCCCCCACGTCACCGACCTCGCCCTCGCCCGACGCCTCGAACGGGCGGAGGGATCGGCCAACGCCGCCTTCGTGGAGTCGCGCGCCCTGCACGCGCCGGCGTTAGGCGCCACCTGGAGCGAGGTGGGTGGGACCTATGCCATGTTCGACGGCGTCGGCTCCCCCCTCACGCAGACCTTCGGGCTCGGGCTCTTTGCCGCGCCCAGCGCCGACGACCTGCAGGCGCTCGAGGACTTCTTTCGCGCACGCGGCGCCGAGGTCTTTCACGAGGTGAGCCCGCTGGCCGACCCCGCGCTCCTCCCCCTCCTGTCGGGGCGCGGCTACCACCCCATCGAGCTCACGACGGTGTTGCGCCTCCCGCTCGACGATGCATCGCCGCCGGCCGTCTCCGCGCGCCCGCCCGTCGCCGGCCTTACCACGCGCCGCATCGACAGCGGCGAGCTCTCCGCCTGGGCCGAAGGCTCGGCGCGCGGATGGGGGGAATACCCGGAACTCGCCGCCTTCATGCGCGACTTCGGAACGGTGACTGGCAGCAGCCGCGGCGTCTCGTGCTTCGTGGCCGAGCTCGAGGGGGAAATCATCGCCACCGGGGCGATGGCGATACACGGCGGCGTGGCCCTGCTCGCAGGGGCAAGTACGATCCCCGCGTGGCGCGGGCGCGGGGCGCAGGGGGCGCTGCTCGCCGCGCGCCTCGCCTATGCGCGAGCCGAGGGGTGCGACCTCGCGATGATGGGGGCGGCCCCGGGAAGCACCTCGCAGGCCAACGCAGAGCGACAAGGGTTCCGCATCGCCTACACGCGCATCAAGTGGCAGCTGGCGGCGTAA
- a CDS encoding amidohydrolase, with protein MSGAGPMSRQQCARVARGTLAMLALAACGQEGAPPPERIFYNARIWTGDSTLPQATALAIRGDRIVAIGSDSSVRALAGSTTRLEDLGGQRVIPGFHDAHMHLPTRRSADLVNAKDPAEIVARLQAFAKDLPADAWITGRGWTPDMFPQNTAHRRYLDGAFPDRAVLLTDRDGHQTLANQRALSLAGVGMETPEPAGGAIIRDANGAPTGLLQETANALVRRHLPDPTAEEVYAAMRYEMHRVAALGLTSLQLANAIDSTEQRAFERALAEDSLLVRWRIALPFERTASDSALKAWKALGARWSGPYLRTGIAKGMLDGTVDAGTAAMLAPYAIGDGSGLPRWTAAELNTTVARYDSAGLQVELHAIGDRAIRMALDAFEEAARRNGPRDRRHRVEHLEVPDPSDIPRFGALGVIASTQAIFATPDKTTLQNYVPLLGPAREPHAMPFKALDDAGAMQAFGSDYPVFPIDPLLGTWIAVTRTNPDGTPAGGWLPQHRISLDAALRHYTAGSAYSAFREQELGILRAGMLADFVVLSHEIFGVEPTALLTSKPVLTVMGGRETYRAPTTPVGSATPPAPR; from the coding sequence ATGAGCGGCGCCGGCCCGATGTCACGACAGCAGTGCGCGCGCGTCGCGCGAGGGACCCTCGCCATGCTCGCCCTGGCGGCCTGCGGGCAGGAGGGGGCGCCGCCCCCCGAGCGCATCTTCTACAACGCCCGCATCTGGACCGGGGACTCGACGCTGCCGCAGGCGACCGCGCTCGCCATCCGTGGCGATCGTATCGTCGCCATCGGGAGCGATTCCTCGGTGCGCGCGCTGGCCGGGAGCACGACGCGGCTCGAGGATCTCGGGGGACAGCGCGTCATACCGGGCTTCCACGATGCGCACATGCACCTCCCCACGCGTCGCAGCGCCGACCTCGTGAACGCCAAGGACCCCGCCGAGATCGTGGCGCGGCTGCAGGCCTTTGCGAAGGACCTGCCGGCGGATGCGTGGATCACCGGACGCGGGTGGACGCCCGACATGTTCCCGCAGAATACCGCGCACCGGCGCTACCTCGACGGCGCCTTCCCCGACCGCGCCGTGCTGCTCACCGATCGTGACGGGCACCAGACGCTGGCCAACCAGCGGGCGCTCTCGCTCGCCGGGGTGGGGATGGAAACGCCGGAGCCGGCGGGCGGGGCGATCATCCGCGATGCCAACGGCGCCCCAACAGGGCTGTTGCAGGAGACGGCCAACGCCCTGGTGCGCCGACACCTCCCCGATCCCACGGCCGAGGAAGTGTACGCGGCGATGCGCTACGAGATGCACCGCGTCGCGGCGCTGGGGCTCACCTCGTTGCAGCTGGCCAACGCCATCGACAGCACCGAGCAGCGGGCCTTCGAGCGGGCGCTCGCCGAGGATTCGCTGCTGGTGCGCTGGCGCATCGCGCTCCCGTTCGAGCGCACGGCATCCGACTCGGCGCTCAAGGCCTGGAAGGCGTTAGGCGCGCGCTGGTCGGGGCCCTACCTGCGCACCGGGATCGCCAAGGGGATGCTGGACGGGACCGTGGACGCAGGGACGGCGGCGATGCTGGCGCCGTACGCCATCGGCGATGGCTCGGGGCTGCCGCGCTGGACCGCCGCCGAGCTCAATACGACGGTGGCGCGCTACGACAGCGCCGGGCTCCAGGTCGAGCTGCACGCCATCGGCGACCGGGCCATCCGGATGGCGCTCGACGCCTTCGAGGAGGCCGCCAGACGCAACGGCCCCCGCGACCGGCGCCACCGCGTGGAGCACCTCGAGGTCCCCGACCCGAGCGACATCCCGCGCTTCGGGGCGCTGGGCGTCATTGCCTCGACGCAGGCGATCTTCGCCACCCCCGACAAGACCACGCTGCAGAACTACGTCCCCTTGCTGGGGCCGGCGCGCGAACCGCACGCGATGCCGTTCAAGGCGCTTGACGATGCCGGGGCGATGCAGGCCTTCGGGAGCGACTACCCGGTCTTCCCGATCGACCCATTGTTAGGCACGTGGATCGCGGTGACGCGCACGAACCCGGATGGCACGCCAGCCGGTGGGTGGCTCCCGCAGCATCGCATCTCGCTGGACGCGGCGCTGCGGCACTACACGGCCGGCTCGGCCTACTCGGCCTTCCGCGAGCAGGAACTGGGCATTTTACGCGCTGGCATGCTCGCCGACTTCGTCGTGCTTTCGCACGAGATCTTCGGCGTGGAGCCGACCGCGTTGCTCACCTCGAAACCAGTCCTCACCGTGATGGGAGGGCGCGAGACGTACCGGGCGCCGACGACGCCGGTGGGGAGTGCCACACCACCGGCGCCGCGTTGA
- a CDS encoding PD40 domain-containing protein: MSLVPFALVLCASACGGDALSSGGPAPRVGNQILFSSVRGGAADLYVMHADGSGARPLTARSAVNQHGDYSPDGFDIAFMSNRTGTYQVFVTATNGRPALQLTNAGGANGFPRWSPDGSKVLFTSSRDGNFELYVMRADGTGQTRLTFNLGDDVGGAWSPDGAHIAFFSARGVARELFIMRADGSEALRLTSDGTEKGPRVAWSPDGSRLAFHAYRDRTAGIYIVNADGTGLRLLTTHASSDRYPVWSPDGRQIAFATDRDGNDEIYVMNADGSGAMRLTNNPGADVPDAWGR, translated from the coding sequence GTGTCGCTGGTTCCGTTCGCCCTGGTGCTGTGTGCCTCGGCGTGCGGCGGCGACGCCCTTTCGTCCGGAGGGCCGGCACCGCGCGTGGGGAACCAGATCCTCTTCTCGTCGGTCCGCGGCGGGGCGGCGGACCTGTACGTGATGCATGCCGATGGCAGCGGCGCCCGTCCGCTCACCGCGCGCAGCGCCGTCAACCAGCACGGCGACTACTCCCCCGACGGCTTCGACATCGCCTTCATGTCGAACCGCACCGGGACGTACCAGGTGTTTGTCACCGCGACCAATGGACGTCCGGCGTTGCAGCTGACCAACGCTGGCGGGGCCAACGGCTTCCCGCGCTGGTCGCCCGACGGCTCGAAGGTCCTCTTCACCTCGTCGCGGGACGGCAACTTCGAGCTGTACGTGATGCGCGCCGACGGGACGGGGCAGACGCGCCTCACCTTCAACCTGGGTGACGACGTCGGTGGGGCCTGGTCGCCGGATGGAGCGCACATCGCCTTCTTCTCGGCACGCGGCGTCGCGCGCGAGCTCTTCATCATGAGGGCCGACGGCAGCGAGGCACTCCGACTGACCTCGGACGGGACGGAGAAAGGGCCGAGGGTGGCTTGGTCACCCGATGGGTCGCGCCTGGCCTTTCACGCCTATCGCGATCGCACCGCCGGCATCTACATCGTCAATGCCGACGGCACCGGGTTGCGCCTCCTGACCACGCACGCGTCCAGCGATCGCTATCCGGTCTGGTCGCCCGATGGCCGCCAGATCGCCTTTGCCACCGATCGCGACGGCAACGACGAGATCTACGTGATGAATGCCGACGGGTCGGGAGCAATGCGGCTGACGAACAATCCCGGCGCCGACGTGCCGGACGCGTGGGGGCGCTGA